The genomic segment CCCTCCATACGCCCACAAACAGGAGCCCAATCGCGAAACTCAGCCACCTGAATACGATGTACAACTGCTCGAACGTAGAACTCGGCTACCCGAGTGCGGGGTTCAGCTACTCGAACGTAGAACTCGGGTGCCTCAACGTGAAACTCGGCTGCCTGAGTGTGAGGTTCAGCCGCCTGAATGTGAAACTCGGGTGCCTGAACGTGGGGTTCGGGTTAGTGTTTCAGGTAGGCCAGGACGGCCAGTACTCGGCGGTTGTCGTCTTCTGACTGGGGCAGGTGGAGTTTCGCGAGGATGTTGTTGATGTGCTTCGAAACGGCTTTCTCCGAGACGAACAGGGCGCCCGCGATGCTGCTGTTCGACCGTCCCTCCGCCATCAGCTTCAGCACGTCCCGTTCCCGCGCGGTCAGTGAGTCCAGGCCGGCGTCGCGCGTGTTGTGGTTCAGCAGCCGCGAGATGACTTCGGGGTCCATCACCGTGCCTCCGGTGGCGACCTGGCGGACGGCGTCGATGAACTGGTCGCCGTCGAAGACCCGGTCCTTGAGCAGGTAGCCGACCGATCCGACGCCGTCGGCCAGCAGTTCGTTGGCGTACAGGCGTTCCACGTACTGCGAGAGCACGAGCACCGGCAGTCCGCGGATGCGGCGGCGGGCTTCGATGGCGGCGCGCAGGCCTTCGTCGGTGAACGACGGGGGCAGGCGGATGTCGACCACGGCCACGTCCGGGCGTTCGCCGACCAGCGCCTCCAGCAGGTCCGGGCCGCTGCCGACGGCGGCGGCGATCTCGAACTCGTGCGCCTCCAGCAGCCGGACCAGGCCGTCCCGCAGCAGGAACTGGTCCTCACCGATCACGACACGCACGCGTTCCTCTTCCGATGGGCGGCCAGGACGGCACCCATCATAGGACCGGGGAGCCCGCTCCGGTCACCACGCACACGTTGAGGTCGAGGTGCACCGGGTCGTGGTCGGCCAGCAGCACCGGCGAGGCCAAGCCCTGCTCGGCGAGCGCCGCCCAGAGGCCGGTGGCGGGGAAGCCGGGCGCCACCTCTCGCGCACCGGCCAGCGGCCCGACGCCCCGCCCGGCGATCACCGTGGCGGGCTCCGGGAACTCGGCCAACAGCGCGGCCAGCGCCTCGGGCACCGCCTCCGGCGCGACACCGGGCCGAGTGCGGAGGTCGAAGCCGCGCTCACCGGCCTCCAGCAGCAACGCCACCGCGGCGTCCCGCACCGGCCGGTCGCTCTCGTACGGCATGCCGGTCTGGTCCGCCACCAGCACCAGCACCCGGCGGCTGCCGTGCCGCCGGGCGTGGGCCGCGGCCACCCGCAGCGCGGTGAACGCCACCGAACTCCCCTGGCCGGACAACGAGAACACCAGCGGCCCGCCGGGCAGCACGGCGGTCAGGCTGACCGCGGCGGACAGGCGGGGGTCGAAGTCCGGCGTCGCGTGCGCCACGATCGCCAGGTCGATCGGCTCGTCGGCAGACAACTCGTCGTCGAGCAGCGCGTGCGCCATCGAGGTGAACGTGTTGCCGCGTGCCCGATCCACGTCTTCCTGCTCGTGCCCGATGCCGTGATCGCGCGTCAGATCGGCGAAGTACCGGTACAACTCGGGCACGTCGATCCGGTGCTCCCCCGCCGGGAACTCGCGGTGAAGCACCTTGCCCAGCCTCAGGCAGGTCGTGGTCGGCCGAGCCGGGGCGGCGGTCCGGTACACCGCTACGCCTCCAGCCCGGCGGCGGCCAGGCCCGCGACGTGGTGCAGGTGCTGGCGGCGCATCAGGTCCGCCGGCCGGTCGCGCTCACTGATCAAATAGGACTGTCCATTGTGCACCAGCACTTCGGCGGGATAGCCGTGGCTCAGGAACAGCACCGGGGAGGCCGTCGGGCCGTAGGCGCCGGAGCGGAACACCCCGAGCAGGTCGCCGGGGCGGACCGGCGGCAGCGCGATCTTCTTGCCCAGCACGTCGTTCGGCGTGCACAGCGGCCCGGTCACGTGCCAACTCTGTTCGGCGGGCTCGTCGTACCGGTTCAGCAGGCGCATCGGGAAGTCGCGCTTGACGTAGGAGCCGATGCCCACCGCGGCCATGTGGTGGTTCGTGCCACCGTCGGTGACGGCGAAGTTCTGCCCCAGCGAGGTCTTCACGTACCGGACGCGGACCACGTACGTGCCGGAGACCGCGGTGAGGAACCGGCCCAGTTCCATCACCAGCCGGGTCGCCGGGTGCCGTCCGGCGAAGTCGGCCAGCACCGGGTTCAGGCCCGCGGCCAGCACCTCGAGGTCCAGATCGCGTTCACCGTCGAAGTAGGCGATGCCGAGGCCGCCGCCGATGTCCACCATCTCCAGCGGGAAACCCAGGTGCGCGGACAGGCGTTCGGCGAGGTCGAAGATCCGGCGCGTGTTCTCCACGATCGGGTCCTCGCTGAGGATGCGCGTGCCCATGTAGACCTGCACACCCATCAGCCGGACGTGCGGGTGGCGCTCGGCCAGGCCCGCCGCGGCGAACAACTGCTCCTCGTCGATGCCGAACTGGCGGGGCTTGCCACCCATGGTCAGCCCGGAACCCTTGACCGCGAAACTCGGGTTGACCCGCAACGAGACCGGGACCACGATGCCCTTTTCCGCCGCCAGCTCGTCCAATGTGGACAGCTCGCCGAAGGATTCGCAGACGACGGTGTAGATGCCCTCGTCCAGGCAAGCGGCCAGTTCGGCGCGGCTCTTGCCCGGCCCCAGGAAGATGATGTTCTCCGGTGCGACCCCGGCCCGGCGCGCGGTGAGCAGTTCCGCCGTCGACGAAACCTCCGCGCGGGCGCCGTGGGCGTGCAGCAGCGCGCAGATCGACACGTTCGGGTTGGACTTGAGCGAGAAGAAGACCTCCAGCTCCGGGTGCAGCCGTGCGCGCAACCCGTCGAGCCGCGAACCCAGTTCGTTGCCGTCGTAGACGAACGCGGGCGTGCCGTAGCGCTCGGCGAGTTCGGTGATGCCGATCCCGCCGACCTCGAACTCAGCAGTCATGCTCGGAACTCCTTCTGGGGGTTGGCTAGGACAGCGCCTAGTGCTGGCAGACCATGGCGGAGAAGGTCGAGCCGAGGCCGACCGAGACCATCAGGTAGTTCGACCCCGGGGTGAGCAGGCCGAGGCTGGTCGCCGTGGCGTGGTTGAGGAACGGGTCGGCGCAGAAGCAGTGGCCGGTGGACCCGACGTTGCCCAGGAAGATCTTCTCCTTCGGCAGGCCCAGCGCGCCGCCCGCGCGGATCCACGAGACGCGGTTGACGTTGTGCGGCAGGACCAGGTCGATGTCGCTCAGCCGCAACCCGGCCTCGGCGACCGCCGCGTGGGTGACCTCGGCCAGCGCGTCCGGGTAGATCTGGCGGAACTCCGTGGCCTCCTCGTCGGACAGGATCACCGCGCCGCCGGGGCCGCCGTGGGTCGCGGTGGCGAATCCGAGCACCCTGTCGCGATCGCCGCCGGGCGCGACCAGCACCGCGGCGGTGGCCTCGCCCATGATCGCGACGTCGGGGATCACCTGCGCGGTGTGCGTGAACGCTTTCTCACCACACAGGATCAGCGCCAGCGCGTCCGGGTCGCCGTCGGCGGCGAGCAGCGTGCCGCAGAGGTCGACCGCGAGCAGGCCGGAGGCGCAGGCGTGGTCGGTCAGGGTGAACATGGTCGCCTGGGACAGGCCCAGCGCGTCGCGCACCTCGAGCATCGGGTTCACCGGGTAGGGCGTGGCACCGGGCATGGTCTTCGCGCGCACCAGGTAGCGGACGCGCTTCTCCTGTCCGGCGAGCGCGGTCAGTTTCCCGGCCGCGGCGAGCAGGGTCTCCGCCTCGGACTCGCCGGAGCGGCACACCTCGGACAGTCCGTAGAACCGGCGCAGGCGCCGCAGCTGCGCGTCGGTCAGCTCGAGTTCGCCCTGCAGCGACTCGATCGGCACAGCCGACGGCAGATAGGCGGATACCGCTACCAGCGAGGTCATGCGCCCAGGGTCACGGCCGTCGCT from the Amycolatopsis magusensis genome contains:
- a CDS encoding response regulator transcription factor, coding for MRVVIGEDQFLLRDGLVRLLEAHEFEIAAAVGSGPDLLEALVGERPDVAVVDIRLPPSFTDEGLRAAIEARRRIRGLPVLVLSQYVERLYANELLADGVGSVGYLLKDRVFDGDQFIDAVRQVATGGTVMDPEVISRLLNHNTRDAGLDSLTARERDVLKLMAEGRSNSSIAGALFVSEKAVSKHINNILAKLHLPQSEDDNRRVLAVLAYLKH
- a CDS encoding 3-oxoacyl-[acyl-carrier-protein] synthase III C-terminal domain-containing protein; protein product: MTSLVAVSAYLPSAVPIESLQGELELTDAQLRRLRRFYGLSEVCRSGESEAETLLAAAGKLTALAGQEKRVRYLVRAKTMPGATPYPVNPMLEVRDALGLSQATMFTLTDHACASGLLAVDLCGTLLAADGDPDALALILCGEKAFTHTAQVIPDVAIMGEATAAVLVAPGGDRDRVLGFATATHGGPGGAVILSDEEATEFRQIYPDALAEVTHAAVAEAGLRLSDIDLVLPHNVNRVSWIRAGGALGLPKEKIFLGNVGSTGHCFCADPFLNHATATSLGLLTPGSNYLMVSVGLGSTFSAMVCQH
- a CDS encoding type III PLP-dependent enzyme, which encodes MTAEFEVGGIGITELAERYGTPAFVYDGNELGSRLDGLRARLHPELEVFFSLKSNPNVSICALLHAHGARAEVSSTAELLTARRAGVAPENIIFLGPGKSRAELAACLDEGIYTVVCESFGELSTLDELAAEKGIVVPVSLRVNPSFAVKGSGLTMGGKPRQFGIDEEQLFAAAGLAERHPHVRLMGVQVYMGTRILSEDPIVENTRRIFDLAERLSAHLGFPLEMVDIGGGLGIAYFDGERDLDLEVLAAGLNPVLADFAGRHPATRLVMELGRFLTAVSGTYVVRVRYVKTSLGQNFAVTDGGTNHHMAAVGIGSYVKRDFPMRLLNRYDEPAEQSWHVTGPLCTPNDVLGKKIALPPVRPGDLLGVFRSGAYGPTASPVLFLSHGYPAEVLVHNGQSYLISERDRPADLMRRQHLHHVAGLAAAGLEA